A genomic segment from Kyrpidia tusciae DSM 2912 encodes:
- a CDS encoding gamma-glutamylcyclotransferase family protein, with translation MVRVFVYGTLLVGEANHGVAAPYLLSVRPGRVRGRLYDVGAYPALVLDEAAGEVEGEWFEVTPEGLRAMDDLEEYRGPGQKNAYERVWVRDAREERSGWVYVWLDSRGYPEIPAGSWREWVGRGR, from the coding sequence ATGGTTCGCGTGTTTGTGTACGGAACGCTTTTGGTGGGGGAGGCAAATCACGGGGTGGCCGCTCCCTATCTACTCAGCGTTCGCCCGGGCCGGGTGCGGGGGCGGTTGTACGACGTGGGGGCGTACCCGGCGCTGGTGTTGGACGAGGCGGCGGGGGAAGTGGAAGGCGAGTGGTTCGAGGTGACGCCGGAGGGGCTTCGGGCCATGGATGACCTGGAAGAATACCGGGGCCCGGGTCAGAAAAATGCCTATGAGCGGGTGTGGGTCCGGGACGCCCGGGAGGAGCGGTCCGGATGGGTGTACGTGTGGTTGGATTCCCGGGGGTATCCGGAGATTCCAGCGGGGTCATGGCGGGAATGGGTCGGTCGGGGGAGGTAG
- a CDS encoding DoxX family protein, translating into MTWLWLVGRVVFGVYFILDGILHFTRFESTKQYAAYKGIPVPGFSVAVTGLLLLAGGLSILTGYWVQPLLILLAIFLVAAAVWVHNFWTVEDAQGKATEMAHFTKNIALASAALMMLAISQWSWTTF; encoded by the coding sequence ATGACCTGGCTGTGGTTGGTGGGGCGAGTTGTATTTGGAGTTTATTTCATTCTGGATGGTATTCTTCATTTTACTCGATTTGAAAGCACAAAACAGTACGCTGCCTATAAAGGGATCCCTGTGCCGGGATTTTCAGTCGCTGTAACCGGCCTATTGTTGCTGGCCGGGGGGTTGAGTATTTTGACGGGTTACTGGGTTCAACCCCTTTTAATCCTGTTGGCCATTTTTCTGGTGGCTGCGGCGGTGTGGGTGCACAACTTTTGGACCGTGGAAGATGCTCAAGGGAAAGCCACGGAAATGGCTCATTTTACCAAAAATATTGCCCTTGCTTCCGCGGCGCTGATGATGTTGGCGATTTCCCAATGGTCTTGGACGACTTTTTAA